One window of Marinobacterium aestuarii genomic DNA carries:
- the csx16 gene encoding CRISPR-associated protein Csx16, with the protein MKQLRSEKTTWIVSRHPGAIEYLARQGFRGKQQGHLDPALLQAGDRVIGNLPMSMIARLAPLGVEYWHLCIQATPAERGIELSADRLHEMGASVRRFLVTEQP; encoded by the coding sequence TTGAAACAGCTGCGCTCAGAAAAAACCACCTGGATCGTCAGCCGCCACCCAGGCGCTATCGAGTATCTCGCACGCCAGGGGTTTCGCGGTAAACAGCAGGGCCACCTTGATCCTGCCCTGTTGCAGGCCGGTGACCGCGTTATTGGCAACCTGCCGATGTCGATGATCGCCCGCCTGGCGCCTCTGGGCGTCGAATACTGGCACCTCTGCATTCAGGCAACGCCTGCCGAGCGGGGCATCGAACTGAGCGCAGACCGTCTGCACGAGATGGGCGCCAGCGTGCGTCGTTTTCTGGTCACGGAGCAACCCTGA
- the cmr1 gene encoding type III-B CRISPR module RAMP protein Cmr1, which translates to MDERMDMDRIEAEFSLTTPMFLGEANQACAQQIRPPAIKGALRFWWRALNWARLRQQAPSDQVALQQLHHEESALFGQATRDESRGPSGQAGFLLRVSQQHVHVSDQDFANTPELQYLLGQGLYSKGLKRSYLQSGGHFTLQLALKRGLTDGQKQQLIEALLCFGLLGNLGSRARKGFGSITINRLEVSGQPQPLPTNQTEYKHAIAELLGPTAKADEPPFSAFSRLSQLQVGASGNDAIALLRQHGFEMGMYRGYGRNKLTFGREAEQKFKPDHDWAYEVSEGKRQGRLPSRAVFGLPHPYFLSSTGKNVSIDVDVDGVSGGRRASPLFAHLHRLPDGQFLLIHLLLRSLFLPDSASVKVKGKGAAHFELSGNHVNQQLDWQVLDTFLARFNERDVIHV; encoded by the coding sequence ATGGATGAACGTATGGATATGGACAGGATAGAGGCCGAGTTCTCTCTCACTACACCAATGTTTCTGGGCGAAGCAAATCAGGCCTGTGCGCAACAGATCAGGCCACCGGCTATCAAGGGGGCATTGCGCTTCTGGTGGCGGGCGCTGAACTGGGCACGCCTGCGCCAGCAGGCACCGTCGGATCAGGTGGCTTTACAGCAACTACATCATGAGGAATCTGCCCTTTTTGGACAGGCGACCAGAGACGAAAGCCGCGGACCATCCGGCCAGGCTGGATTCCTGCTGCGCGTCAGCCAGCAACATGTGCATGTGTCTGATCAGGATTTTGCGAATACGCCTGAATTGCAGTATCTGCTGGGCCAGGGGCTTTACTCCAAAGGGCTGAAGCGAAGCTATCTGCAGTCTGGTGGTCACTTCACGTTACAACTGGCACTGAAGCGTGGCCTTACCGACGGGCAAAAGCAGCAACTGATCGAGGCCCTGCTCTGCTTCGGCTTACTGGGCAATCTCGGCAGCCGAGCCCGCAAAGGTTTCGGCTCTATAACGATCAACCGACTGGAGGTATCCGGGCAGCCGCAGCCTCTCCCCACAAATCAGACCGAGTACAAGCACGCCATTGCCGAACTACTGGGGCCGACCGCAAAAGCGGATGAACCACCCTTTTCGGCTTTCAGCCGCCTGAGCCAGTTGCAGGTCGGTGCCAGCGGTAACGACGCGATCGCCCTGTTAAGGCAACATGGTTTTGAGATGGGCATGTACCGGGGCTATGGGCGCAACAAGCTTACATTCGGCCGGGAGGCTGAACAAAAATTCAAGCCTGACCATGACTGGGCCTACGAGGTCAGCGAGGGCAAACGTCAGGGCCGTCTGCCCAGCCGGGCCGTATTCGGTTTGCCCCACCCCTATTTTCTAAGCAGTACCGGAAAAAATGTCAGCATTGATGTTGATGTTGATGGCGTTAGCGGCGGCCGACGAGCCTCCCCGCTCTTCGCCCATCTGCACCGCCTGCCGGATGGCCAGTTTCTGCTGATTCACCTGCTATTACGGTCGCTGTTTTTACCTGACAGCGCCAGTGTCAAAGTAAAGGGTAAGGGCGCTGCCCATTTTGAACTGAGCGGCAATCACGTGAACCAGCAACTGGACTGGCAGGTACTGGATACCTTCCTGGCGCGCTTCAACGAACGGGATGTCATTCATGTCTGA
- the cas6 gene encoding CRISPR system precrRNA processing endoribonuclease RAMP protein Cas6, whose protein sequence is MNSGEFCTTFIAGPAITTLLFHAYPERSFFLPAHPGSMLRGALGHALLSRFCNCGTSGHRSECFYVHLFEGYRRANQDGIPAVMFTPIDQDRHLRAGQHFRFRLNLIGLSKALQTAVQSAMTTALLKGLGESDIPCRLQQVTPITQQILLSGAATTLELVTPWLIKRRGRPLQADEFRVHDLLVALAQRQRMVNRHFELDLPVPDNKDLLTLADQLTVTSQLQDVCWQRHSQRQASRHPLQGVMGQLRIQHPNPEGLLPLGQLLANGTALHGGGKTSFGLGALQLTAPASTQHNFNTVTGTAL, encoded by the coding sequence ATGAACTCAGGCGAATTCTGCACCACTTTTATCGCGGGGCCCGCGATCACCACTCTGCTGTTCCACGCTTATCCAGAACGTTCCTTTTTTCTACCTGCTCATCCGGGCAGCATGCTACGCGGTGCACTGGGGCATGCCCTGCTGTCACGCTTTTGCAACTGCGGTACATCGGGGCACCGCAGCGAGTGCTTCTACGTGCATCTGTTCGAGGGTTATCGGCGCGCAAATCAGGACGGCATTCCCGCAGTAATGTTCACCCCGATAGACCAAGACCGGCACCTGCGGGCCGGACAACACTTCCGGTTCCGGCTCAATTTAATCGGCCTTTCAAAAGCACTGCAGACGGCTGTGCAATCTGCCATGACAACCGCGCTGCTCAAAGGGCTAGGCGAGTCGGACATCCCTTGCCGACTGCAACAGGTTACTCCAATCACGCAACAGATCTTACTGTCCGGCGCTGCGACTACCCTGGAGTTGGTAACCCCCTGGCTGATTAAACGCAGAGGGCGACCTCTACAGGCTGACGAATTTCGGGTGCACGACCTGCTCGTCGCACTTGCGCAGCGCCAGCGCATGGTCAATCGCCACTTTGAGCTTGATCTCCCAGTGCCGGATAACAAGGACCTGCTGACACTGGCCGACCAACTGACCGTTACCTCGCAGCTGCAGGACGTCTGCTGGCAGCGCCATTCGCAACGACAGGCTAGTCGGCATCCTCTACAAGGGGTGATGGGTCAGCTGCGAATACAGCATCCCAACCCGGAAGGGCTGCTGCCCCTCGGGCAGCTCCTGGCCAACGGCACTGCCCTGCATGGCGGCGGCAAGACATCGTTCGGCCTGGGTGCATTGCAACTGACAGCCCCGGCATCAACGCAACACAACTTTAACACTGTGACGGGTACCGCTCTGTAG
- the cas1 gene encoding CRISPR-associated endonuclease Cas1, with amino-acid sequence MTHVILDRRQLSLEYATDCIIVRAPEQPPRTLPLSRIDQVICMHSVQLTTQLIGQLQSRGIDLIVLNQRHEQNSFALFANQQRQVERRCRQYAWQQSLTRRLPIAVQFCRHKFNILNRLLTHTATGEALHQHIEVALRQLGSCEDDAQLRGIEGSVQRLAFAHWREQLPPQLGFSKRERRPPPDPVNAALSLTYTLVHQEAVRQSLRYALDPQLGFYHRPAYGRKSLACDLMEPLRPQVETWVVRLFNSGLLDRRHFSTRPGGCLLGKEGRQQFYAAYDEVSTHWSRQLGAGAHWLSRRIDRDCEEALCD; translated from the coding sequence ATGACCCATGTGATTTTGGATCGACGCCAGCTCAGCCTGGAATACGCCACAGACTGCATTATCGTGCGTGCGCCTGAACAGCCGCCCCGAACCCTGCCGCTGAGCCGCATTGATCAGGTGATCTGCATGCACAGCGTACAACTCACCACCCAGCTCATCGGTCAGCTGCAAAGCCGTGGAATCGATCTCATCGTGCTGAACCAACGCCATGAACAAAACAGCTTTGCCCTCTTTGCCAACCAGCAGCGGCAGGTTGAACGCCGCTGCCGTCAGTATGCGTGGCAGCAGTCCCTGACCCGGCGCCTGCCCATTGCCGTTCAGTTTTGCCGCCACAAGTTCAACATCCTTAACCGGCTGCTGACTCACACAGCCACAGGTGAGGCGCTCCACCAGCACATAGAAGTGGCGCTGCGCCAGCTCGGCAGCTGTGAAGACGATGCCCAGCTACGCGGTATCGAGGGCAGCGTACAGCGCCTTGCATTCGCGCACTGGCGTGAACAGCTCCCGCCACAGCTGGGCTTCAGCAAGCGCGAGCGCCGGCCACCACCCGATCCGGTGAATGCGGCGCTTTCGCTCACCTACACCCTGGTGCACCAGGAGGCGGTACGCCAATCACTGCGGTATGCCCTGGACCCGCAACTGGGGTTTTATCATCGCCCGGCATACGGCCGAAAATCCCTTGCCTGCGATCTGATGGAGCCCCTGCGCCCCCAGGTAGAAACCTGGGTCGTGCGGCTATTCAACAGCGGTCTGCTTGACCGGCGTCATTTTTCGACTCGCCCTGGTGGATGCCTGCTGGGAAAAGAGGGCCGCCAGCAGTTCTATGCCGCCTATGACGAGGTCTCGACGCACTGGTCACGACAACTCGGTGCCGGTGCGCACTGGCTGTCGCGGCGTATCGACCGCGACTGTGAGGAAGCACTGTGTGACTAG
- the cas2 gene encoding CRISPR-associated endonuclease Cas2, whose translation MARRHYLIGYDISDNRSRRRALRILHALSLSYQDSVFELPLSSIELNHLLEQLLPLLDGQDRLYAICLNSMSSCWQLGCGAMSPTGPLLLIN comes from the coding sequence ATGGCTAGACGGCACTACCTGATCGGGTACGACATCAGCGACAACCGCAGCCGGCGCCGAGCACTGCGTATTTTGCATGCACTAAGCCTGAGTTATCAGGACTCAGTGTTCGAACTGCCGCTATCCAGCATAGAGCTAAACCACTTGCTGGAGCAGCTACTGCCACTGCTGGACGGACAAGACCGGCTCTATGCCATCTGCCTGAACAGCATGAGCAGCTGCTGGCAACTCGGATGCGGCGCCATGTCCCCTACAGGCCCGCTACTACTTATCAACTAG
- the cas2 gene encoding CRISPR-associated endonuclease Cas2 yields the protein MTSHWYLLAYDIRSPRRLQRLQRFLRTQAYVLQESVFAWQGDDEALAILQVQLLKLIRPGEDDLRGYRIPANTLIHFWGASPFLEGVFDNGYPAHQLHDFKQSSSVTHPDIMAADTHA from the coding sequence GTGACTAGCCACTGGTACCTGCTGGCTTACGATATCCGCTCGCCACGCCGGCTGCAGCGGCTGCAGCGATTTCTGAGAACCCAGGCCTACGTATTGCAAGAATCCGTATTCGCCTGGCAAGGCGATGACGAAGCCCTGGCCATACTGCAAGTACAGCTACTCAAGCTGATTCGCCCTGGCGAGGATGACCTGCGGGGTTACCGCATACCCGCGAACACACTGATACACTTTTGGGGTGCCTCGCCGTTTCTGGAGGGTGTTTTCGATAATGGCTATCCGGCACATCAACTCCACGACTTCAAACAGTCATCGTCGGTCACACATCCAGACATCATGGCCGCGGATACCCACGCATAG
- the cas10 gene encoding type III-B CRISPR-associated protein Cas10/Cmr2: MSEQYFHFTLGPVQAFVAQARRTRDFWAGSFLLSWLASVAMQSVQAQGGRIEFPLPDEDYLDWLQGKGKGTPPQQGCIPNRFKAARAIVPASFDPLQVTNNVQAAWQALADQVWQGDLAGLEHPSIEQTQSVWQRQVEHFWEISWCLTPDPTATNLLDRRKNWRTYNPPAEPGVSCMMMEGWQELSAEPRPGKAVNTFWKALAEKAGKSINTDLRPGETLCAIAYIKRRFAHYFHTLELPFSGQSGIDQWTLKGWRLPVNVPSVNYLAAAPWLEKAILAAAKDTQLREEISLLNLDLATLDSGHEGGTLNLNRIDKACHTFNIPDWKWQTVNGRYFYEEELALLAKRSDDAQEREILNSIQQRLHTVQRQLGKPSDFYSILLMDGDALGSQMSNATKQTGISRALNAFTRKVPDVVQAHSGFLVYAGGDDVLALLSVDDAIACADALRQLYTHCFAKVNQTLGQNAITTSLSAAVLFCHYKSPFAQNLAKAHPLLDKVAKEKTGRNSLAIEVWKPGGLHCRWSSPWERGDAPAPAALIRSLTTELMHYRSTDKQFSRKFLYKLEALIEQLGLNKPVAQAEDLSIDNLYLRALIRAAWQHSGKAVGELNATLLDELLHMTESWKREDNGVTVKEPRLTNDALKLLHFLTTEQISASPSSAMSEASV, encoded by the coding sequence ATGTCTGAGCAATATTTTCATTTCACTCTGGGCCCGGTCCAGGCATTCGTGGCACAGGCACGGCGGACGCGTGATTTCTGGGCGGGTTCTTTCCTGTTGTCGTGGCTTGCTTCAGTAGCAATGCAGTCGGTACAGGCGCAGGGCGGGCGTATCGAGTTTCCCTTGCCCGATGAAGACTACCTCGACTGGCTGCAAGGCAAAGGTAAGGGGACCCCGCCGCAACAGGGCTGTATTCCGAACCGATTCAAGGCGGCTCGTGCCATAGTACCGGCATCCTTTGACCCGTTGCAGGTAACAAACAATGTGCAGGCTGCCTGGCAGGCGTTGGCCGATCAGGTCTGGCAGGGAGATTTGGCCGGTTTAGAGCACCCCAGCATCGAACAAACCCAGTCAGTCTGGCAGCGCCAGGTCGAGCATTTTTGGGAGATAAGCTGGTGTCTCACCCCTGACCCGACAGCCACCAACCTGCTCGACAGGCGTAAAAACTGGCGCACTTACAATCCGCCAGCCGAACCCGGTGTCAGCTGCATGATGATGGAGGGCTGGCAGGAGCTGTCAGCTGAGCCACGCCCCGGCAAAGCGGTAAATACCTTCTGGAAGGCACTTGCCGAGAAAGCGGGCAAAAGCATTAATACCGATCTGCGCCCCGGTGAAACACTCTGTGCCATTGCGTATATCAAACGTCGCTTTGCACACTACTTTCATACACTGGAACTGCCCTTTAGCGGCCAAAGTGGCATCGATCAATGGACACTCAAGGGCTGGAGACTGCCCGTGAATGTACCTTCGGTCAATTATTTGGCGGCCGCACCCTGGTTGGAGAAAGCGATCCTGGCGGCGGCTAAAGATACGCAGCTGCGCGAAGAAATTAGTTTGCTCAATCTGGATCTGGCAACTCTTGATTCAGGGCATGAGGGGGGCACCCTGAATCTGAACCGGATCGATAAAGCCTGTCACACCTTTAACATTCCCGACTGGAAGTGGCAGACCGTGAACGGCCGGTACTTCTATGAGGAAGAGCTCGCCTTGCTGGCAAAACGCAGCGACGATGCCCAGGAACGAGAGATTCTTAACAGCATCCAGCAGCGGCTTCACACCGTGCAGCGTCAATTGGGAAAGCCGAGCGACTTTTATTCCATCCTGCTTATGGACGGCGATGCGCTGGGCAGCCAGATGAGCAATGCCACCAAACAGACGGGTATCAGCAGAGCACTGAATGCCTTTACCCGCAAAGTACCTGACGTGGTGCAAGCCCACAGTGGCTTTTTGGTGTACGCCGGAGGCGACGACGTGCTGGCCTTACTTTCAGTGGACGACGCCATCGCCTGTGCCGATGCATTGCGTCAGCTCTACACCCACTGTTTCGCTAAGGTTAATCAAACTCTAGGTCAAAACGCCATTACCACCAGCTTGTCGGCGGCGGTATTGTTTTGTCATTACAAGTCGCCCTTCGCACAGAATTTGGCCAAAGCGCACCCACTGCTGGACAAAGTCGCTAAGGAAAAAACGGGGCGAAACAGTCTGGCAATCGAGGTCTGGAAGCCCGGCGGGCTGCATTGTCGGTGGTCCAGTCCGTGGGAGCGCGGCGATGCTCCAGCGCCCGCAGCGCTGATCAGATCCCTGACAACTGAGCTGATGCATTACCGCAGTACGGATAAACAATTCTCCCGCAAGTTCCTCTACAAGCTGGAGGCCTTGATCGAACAGCTTGGGTTGAATAAGCCGGTTGCTCAGGCAGAAGATCTCTCGATAGATAATCTTTACCTGCGAGCCCTGATCCGCGCTGCGTGGCAGCATAGCGGTAAAGCCGTCGGTGAATTGAATGCCACATTGCTGGATGAACTGCTGCACATGACGGAATCCTGGAAACGCGAAGACAACGGGGTGACGGTCAAAGAGCCAAGGCTGACAAATGATGCACTGAAGCTCTTGCATTTCCTCACCACAGAGCAAATTAGTGCTTCCCCATCGTCCGCTATGTCGGAGGCCAGCGTATGA
- the csm6 gene encoding CRISPR-associated ring nuclease Csm6, producing the protein MSHTLLSVTGMSPAVITETLYAIARDGLRWPDRIKVITTTVGRDQLHDLQTTLDQLAADYGCTPLAPAQVEIDVVRGADGLEVSDARSLEDHEALGDFIMQCVRNLTDDPDRSVHASIAGGRKTMTFYLGYAMSLLGRPGDLLSHVLVSEPFESVKAFRYPTPYSQALTTFAGQTVDARDAQVVLADIPFIRMRDELPPLMLQLTESLSFRDLVSLINLGELEAHKRTLTLELPADMAELRVLDGAGTLLRRIELGMLDYAFYRMVLRQYLAGEELVRRPALGDTDLLVLLCEEALRLQGEIPGKDQTPTELLGQLEDAEGPYRLRDSTLNSLRTNALTGTFFDTRCNSIKSALESVLPRKLCRWLTLCSVSDEDGDLANFYQAWGSGSKGGGYGIPLAASSIILHD; encoded by the coding sequence ATGTCGCACACGCTATTGTCGGTTACGGGAATGTCACCGGCGGTGATCACTGAAACGCTGTATGCCATTGCGCGTGACGGACTGCGCTGGCCGGATCGCATCAAGGTGATAACCACCACGGTGGGTCGCGATCAGTTGCACGACCTGCAGACCACACTGGATCAGCTGGCGGCGGATTATGGCTGTACACCGCTGGCGCCGGCGCAGGTGGAGATTGATGTGGTGCGGGGCGCCGACGGTCTTGAAGTCAGCGATGCGCGCAGCCTGGAAGATCACGAAGCTCTGGGTGACTTTATTATGCAGTGCGTGCGCAACCTGACCGATGACCCGGACCGCTCGGTACATGCATCCATTGCCGGCGGGCGCAAAACCATGACCTTTTATCTGGGCTACGCCATGAGTCTGTTAGGCCGCCCGGGTGATCTGTTATCGCATGTACTGGTGAGTGAGCCGTTTGAGTCGGTAAAGGCCTTTCGCTATCCAACCCCGTATAGCCAGGCGTTAACCACGTTTGCAGGTCAGACGGTGGATGCACGCGATGCACAGGTGGTGCTGGCCGATATCCCGTTTATCCGCATGCGTGATGAACTGCCCCCGTTGATGTTGCAGCTTACTGAGTCGCTGAGTTTTCGAGACTTGGTCAGCCTGATCAACCTGGGAGAGCTGGAAGCGCACAAACGTACCTTAACGCTTGAACTGCCCGCCGATATGGCTGAGCTAAGAGTTCTTGATGGCGCTGGCACACTGCTGCGCAGGATAGAGCTGGGAATGCTGGATTATGCTTTTTACCGCATGGTGCTGCGTCAGTACCTGGCGGGTGAAGAGCTGGTGCGGCGGCCTGCCCTCGGGGATACCGACCTGCTTGTCTTGCTGTGCGAAGAGGCACTGCGACTGCAGGGTGAGATTCCAGGCAAGGATCAGACACCTACTGAGTTGCTGGGGCAGCTTGAGGACGCCGAGGGACCTTATCGTTTGCGAGACTCGACATTGAACAGCCTAAGGACGAATGCTCTCACGGGCACCTTTTTCGATACCCGTTGCAACAGCATAAAAAGCGCGCTGGAAAGTGTGTTGCCGCGAAAGCTCTGCCGCTGGCTGACATTATGCAGTGTGAGCGATGAAGACGGCGACCTGGCCAATTTTTATCAAGCCTGGGGCTCGGGCAGCAAGGGGGGAGGCTACGGTATCCCGCTGGCCGCCAGCAGCATCATCCTGCACGACTGA